In Candidatus Edwardsbacteria bacterium, the following are encoded in one genomic region:
- a CDS encoding RHS repeat-associated core domain-containing protein, whose amino-acid sequence MKKLTLFSTMLVLSFSNSFAAFGIKYVPIKDTILLSPGESFSGSVYRYAWSNEPGWYTFIDDCIRPLFDQNLSFNSGWPYTPDTGNNNIHVRGIDSDSTWGLNAPSTHYASGFCTYSLWIDPDATPSSTLYAVHVLSGSADIGNAVYFKVVAKKPKGCDVVGNPVSALYGNKIIEESDILFKDINFIRKYSKNMKTNSESDKYWRKPFGSIDWNHSWNIYLTRSMNNDTIILVDGVNGWNKFLRISGSTKYLSERQDGNYLDSITGGGWYINKSNGTKYRFNIYGALDSIIMNNSKYYKLWHAADSTYLDSISDYGGSNLTLRYNALNQLSRLFYDSLESYIEYRYDTTRAGMNISQVISHINSDGSVNILSRYYYNGDITKSINEDYGSGKLSVYQKGLGFIDTIYRGSNKKNDRLCCWYDSTNNKLCYQEMIKGDNDTDITNDEVVYRAYIKYFFNSSTTTGYDSTKVYYWEENSIIGAHDPTNHNFNPQDSLAAWTDNERYFIRTLIFNKDGTKYKDMTYSPVTGLTVTTMDTLYDKDYNPGLVIGPNNDSTKYYYSHYHSPGDTTTRYWPSPERVIYPNGDTTRTYYSAKGDSNYRLPDSTIDEAGKRTYHYYDASNNYVDTATVYKNRVLADGEGSQHDVTTRYHYSSNGNLLEALDPLDKKTIMHYAPGDTGLYLTEQRIDMAPTGEGNEDIVTHYGYNLTLGTLDTMTFYRDYPNNPSRTYYTYDQFKHLVKTVYPDTTKDSMVYDLKGNLLKKYTIKTDTLFKAEYEYDPHDHLTKLKEYRSPNDSANAFDSTLYSYNLHDRMSSQTNALGNIINYTYCMDRLVKIAYPDTTYDSLGYWAGGDLKFKLDRKGQVIGYVYDEIGDCGCMSTSRSRLVKKRYYNNWTAYQANSAADSVIYDYDQVGNRTIMVDKNGTTLYSYDDMNRLKTDSCGYLNAKTTYQYDLAGNRTQMTVTQGDNTGNVYLEQNYDNYDAANRVGRTIATGDTFDLSYWDTGMPKGITYRTDPGYSIEEKYYLSTRGYIDSIRSGYCEDGFTWLWWFKNKYTYNGLGDRLTNYVYMTRPGTTTLSGTINYSYDGLRRLKQVKNPTGFNSGDTLTYTYDAAGNRTFRDSRKSSDVYYYYNNANNQMTGGASADYLYDDNGNMTGKEQGETFWSYSYDYENRLTKVKQGSDSTLFYYNGDGQRLKKVCTGDTNTQYIPDGMYSAVERTSGGRLRYKYVYANGMLLARLDSTGRKYYYHHDALGSTVGISDSNYAVYKSYLYDEFGDSLGTWGSTPYNTYRYTGQEYDGKPAYAYNLRAREYCPKLGRFMQNDPIGDKGGSVNWYLYVANNPLNATDPTGKVVTYCWGWVNGIPHGWLDVNGKSRGFYPKKGLEPLVVLFPSTNFPGEIRPDNTSNCKPILIANNNCYDDCVTRALDVFDNSPPQFNFAFNNCHHVALLIWNYCVK is encoded by the coding sequence ATGAAAAAACTAACATTATTTAGCACGATGCTTGTGTTGTCGTTTTCTAATTCGTTTGCTGCTTTTGGAATTAAGTATGTTCCAATAAAAGATACAATATTATTATCACCTGGTGAATCATTTTCTGGTAGCGTGTATCGTTATGCTTGGTCGAACGAACCTGGTTGGTACACCTTTATAGATGATTGTATACGCCCATTGTTTGATCAAAATTTATCTTTTAATAGTGGTTGGCCTTATACGCCAGATACGGGAAATAATAATATTCATGTCAGAGGGATAGATTCTGATAGTACTTGGGGTTTAAATGCACCTAGTACACACTATGCAAGCGGATTTTGCACATATTCACTATGGATTGATCCAGATGCAACCCCAAGTAGTACTTTATATGCAGTGCATGTTTTGTCGGGGAGTGCAGATATTGGGAATGCAGTTTATTTTAAAGTTGTTGCAAAAAAACCTAAGGGATGCGATGTCGTGGGCAATCCAGTGTCTGCATTATATGGCAATAAAATAATTGAAGAAAGTGATATATTATTTAAAGATATTAATTTTATTAGAAAATATTCAAAGAATATGAAAACCAATAGCGAAAGCGATAAATACTGGAGAAAGCCATTTGGCAGCATAGATTGGAATCATAGCTGGAATATATATTTAACAAGAAGTATGAATAATGATACTATTATTTTGGTAGATGGTGTTAATGGTTGGAACAAGTTTTTACGTATTTCGGGTAGTACAAAATATTTATCGGAACGACAAGACGGAAATTATTTAGACAGTATTACTGGCGGCGGCTGGTACATAAATAAATCGAATGGGACCAAGTATAGATTCAATATTTATGGCGCATTGGATAGCATAATTATGAATAATAGTAAATACTATAAACTTTGGCATGCTGCAGACAGCACATACCTTGATAGCATTTCAGATTATGGCGGTAGCAATCTAACTCTACGCTATAATGCTTTAAATCAATTATCAAGGTTGTTTTATGATTCTTTAGAAAGTTATATTGAATATAGATATGATACAACAAGAGCTGGCATGAATATTAGTCAAGTAATTTCTCATATTAACAGCGATGGTTCAGTGAATATTTTAAGCAGATATTATTACAATGGCGATATTACGAAAAGTATAAACGAGGATTATGGTTCTGGCAAATTGTCTGTATATCAGAAGGGACTTGGCTTTATAGATACAATCTATAGAGGTAGCAATAAAAAGAATGATCGTCTTTGTTGCTGGTATGATTCAACTAATAACAAATTATGTTATCAGGAAATGATAAAAGGCGATAACGATACTGACATAACAAACGATGAGGTGGTTTATAGGGCTTATATAAAATATTTCTTCAACTCATCAACTACTACAGGATATGACAGTACTAAAGTATACTACTGGGAAGAAAACTCGATAATAGGTGCACATGATCCTACTAATCACAACTTTAATCCTCAGGACAGTCTTGCGGCCTGGACCGATAACGAGAGGTATTTTATCCGAACGCTGATTTTCAACAAGGACGGCACCAAATACAAGGATATGACCTATAGCCCCGTCACCGGGCTTACTGTTACTACCATGGATACGCTTTATGACAAAGATTACAATCCCGGCCTGGTTATAGGCCCCAACAATGACAGCACTAAATATTATTATTCACACTACCATAGCCCCGGCGATACCACCACCCGCTACTGGCCCAGCCCGGAACGAGTGATTTATCCCAACGGGGATACGACAAGGACCTACTACTCGGCCAAGGGCGACAGCAACTACCGCCTGCCGGATTCCACCATTGACGAGGCGGGCAAAAGAACCTACCACTATTACGACGCTTCCAACAATTATGTGGACACGGCCACGGTCTACAAAAACAGGGTGCTGGCCGATGGGGAAGGTTCGCAACACGACGTGACCACCAGATACCACTACAGCTCCAACGGAAATCTTTTAGAGGCATTGGATCCGTTGGATAAAAAGACCATCATGCACTACGCCCCTGGGGATACTGGGCTTTACTTGACGGAACAGCGGATAGATATGGCACCAACCGGGGAGGGGAACGAGGATATAGTTACGCATTATGGCTACAACTTGACACTTGGGACATTAGATACTATGACATTTTATAGAGATTATCCCAATAATCCCAGCCGAACCTATTATACCTACGACCAGTTCAAGCATTTAGTAAAAACCGTGTATCCCGATACCACCAAGGATTCCATGGTTTACGACCTAAAAGGGAACCTACTCAAAAAATACACCATCAAGACCGATACCCTGTTCAAGGCCGAGTACGAGTATGACCCGCACGATCATCTGACCAAGCTTAAGGAATACCGTTCGCCCAACGATTCGGCCAACGCTTTTGATTCCACCTTGTATTCATATAATCTACATGACCGGATGAGTTCCCAGACCAACGCTCTGGGCAATATTATCAATTATACTTACTGCATGGACCGGCTGGTCAAAATAGCCTACCCCGATACCACCTACGACAGCCTGGGTTACTGGGCCGGGGGTGATCTTAAATTCAAATTGGACCGCAAGGGGCAGGTGATCGGATATGTATATGATGAAATAGGTGATTGCGGATGCATGTCTACCAGCCGGTCAAGATTGGTAAAGAAGAGGTATTACAATAACTGGACGGCTTATCAGGCCAACTCGGCAGCCGATTCGGTGATCTACGATTACGACCAGGTTGGCAATCGCACAATAATGGTTGACAAAAACGGAACCACGCTGTATTCTTACGATGATATGAATAGGCTAAAAACCGATTCCTGCGGCTACCTGAATGCCAAGACCACCTACCAATACGATTTGGCCGGCAACCGCACCCAGATGACGGTCACCCAGGGGGACAACACCGGCAATGTCTATCTGGAACAAAACTATGACAATTACGATGCGGCCAATCGGGTGGGCCGGACAATTGCCACCGGCGACACTTTTGATCTTAGTTACTGGGATACCGGGATGCCCAAGGGAATAACCTACCGGACCGACCCCGGATATTCAATAGAAGAGAAGTACTATCTGTCCACTCGCGGTTATATTGATTCTATACGTAGCGGATACTGCGAGGATGGTTTCACTTGGTTGTGGTGGTTCAAGAATAAGTACACCTATAACGGCCTGGGGGACCGTCTCACCAATTACGTTTACATGACCAGACCCGGAACGACCACGCTCTCCGGCACGATCAACTATTCCTACGACGGCTTACGAAGGCTGAAGCAGGTGAAGAACCCCACCGGGTTTAACAGCGGCGATACCCTTACCTATACGTATGATGCCGCCGGCAACCGGACCTTCCGGGACAGCAGGAAATCCAGCGATGTGTATTATTATTACAATAACGCTAATAATCAAATGACCGGTGGCGCTTCGGCGGATTATCTATACGATGATAACGGCAATATGACCGGCAAGGAGCAGGGCGAAACGTTTTGGAGTTATTCTTACGACTACGAGAACCGGCTGACAAAAGTGAAGCAGGGTTCTGACAGCACTCTGTTCTATTACAACGGCGACGGGCAAAGGTTAAAGAAAGTTTGCACTGGGGACACCAACACCCAATATATTCCTGACGGCATGTATTCTGCGGTGGAAAGGACCAGCGGAGGGAGGTTAAGATACAAGTACGTTTATGCCAATGGAATGCTTTTAGCCAGGTTAGACAGCACCGGGAGGAAGTATTACTACCACCACGATGCCCTGGGCAGTACCGTTGGTATAAGCGACAGCAATTACGCTGTTTATAAGAGTTACCTATATGACGAGTTTGGTGATAGCCTGGGAACCTGGGGTTCTACACCTTATAATACATACAGGTACACCGGGCAGGAGTACGACGGAAAGCCTGCGTATGCATATAACTTGAGAGCAAGGGAGTATTGCCCCAAGCTTGGAAGGTTTATGCAAAACGACCCGATAGGGGATAAGGGCGGTTCGGTTAACTGGTATTTGTATGTGGCAAATAATCCGCTGAATGCCACCGATCCCACGGGGAAAGTCGTAACATATTGTTGGGGTTGGGTAAATGGCATACCTCATGGTTGGCTTGATGTAAATGGTAAAAGCCGTGGTTTTTATCCTAAGAAAGGCCTGGAGCCACTCGTTGTGTTATTTCCTTCAACAAACTTCCCTGGTGAAATAAGGCCTGATAATACCTCTAATTGTAAACCAATATTAATTGCGAATAACAATTGTTATGATGACTGCGTTACTAGAGCATTAGATGTATTCGACAACTCTCCGCCACAATTTAATTTTGCATTCAATAATTGTCATCACGTGGCGCTGCTGATCTGGAATTATTGTGTGAAATAG